Sequence from the Catenuloplanes indicus genome:
CCTGCTCCGGGTCCAGGTGCGTGTTCAGGCCGTCCTTGAGCAGCGTCAGCGCCTCCGCGCGCAGCTGCGAGATGCGCGACTCGGTCACGCCCAGCTCCGCCGCGATGACCGCCATCGGCTCCTCGTTCAGGAAGTACCGAGTGATCACGATCCGCAGCCGCTCCGGCAGCGCATCGATCGCGTTGTGCAGGTAGCCGATCCGCTCCCGGTGGACCAGCATCTCCTCCGGTCCCATGGTCGACTCGGTGACCATGTCGTCCGCGCTGCCGGTGGTGAAGCCCTGCAGCGACAGCACGACCGCGCGCTGTACGTCGTCCTCGGTCGAGTTGATCTCCGCGACCGGGACGCCCAGGTACTCGGCCAGCTCCTGCGGCGTGGGCGTGCGGCCCAGCGTCGCGGTCAGGTGCTGCCGGCCGGTGTCCGCGGCCCGGGCCCGGCTGCGCACCGAGCGCGACGCCCAGTCCAGGCCGCGCAGCTCGTCCAGCAACGCGCCGCGGATCCGGGTCGCGGCGAACCGGTGGAACGGGATGCCGCGCTCCGGGTCGAACCCGCGGGCCGCCGTGACCAGCGCGGCCAGGCCGGCCGAGGTCAGGTCGTCGCGGTTGACGTGCGCCGGGACCCGGCCGAGCATGTCCCGGACCAGGTGGCCGACCAGAGCCATGTTCGCGCGGATCATGTCCTCGCGCTCGCGGTCGGTCAGCGTGGAAGTGGTGATGCTCATCTGCGGTTCCCCCCGTGGAAGTCAGCACGTCGCTGGCCAGGGAGAACTCTCCGGTCCGCCGGGTGCACCGCCGGTTGCCGAAAGTTGCGATCCGGTTGAACCGATCCGGGAAACCCTCAGCCCTCGGCACCATGGAGGAACACCCGGACCTCAGGGGGTACGTCACGGAGCGCTCGGCCGTCCGCCGCTGGGCCCGGCCGGCACTGCTCGCGGTGCCGGCCGTGGCCGCGCTGGTGCTGCTGCGCGACCGGCTGCCGGACGCCGGTGACGTCTGGACCGCGATCACCACGGCCGACCCGTGGTGGCTGCTGCTCGGGCTGGTCGCGGAGTGGGTGTCGCTGGCGATGTTCGCCCGCCAGCAGCTGTGGCTGCTGCGCGGGCTCGGCGTACCGGTCGGGCTCGGGCAGGCGCTCGCCATGACGTACAGCCGGTCCGCGATCGCGATCACCATGCCGGCCGGGTCCGCGATGTCGGCCGGGTTCGCGTTCCGGACGTTCCGCCGGTGGGGTGCGAGCCGCGCGGCCGCGACCACCGCGATGGCACTGTCCGGGGTCTTCTCCGTGCTCGGACTGGTGGTGCTGTACCTGCTCGGCTACCTGGTGATCGTGCTGGAGGACCCGGCGGCCGCGTGGTCGGCGCACCCGGCCGGGACCGTGGCGGCCGGTGCCGGTGCGCTGGCGCTGGTCGCCCTGCTGACGGCCAGCGTGCTGCACGACCGGCACCGCACGCCCACGCCCGCGGCCGATTTCGATCCGCCGGACGGCGGGTTCCTCGCCACGCTGCGGGCGGTCCGTCCGGTAGCGGCCGGCATGCACGGGCGGTACCGGCGGCTCGCGCTGCTGTTCGCGGTGGTCAACTGGTTCACCGACCTGTGCTGCCTGGCCGCGGTCGCGTACGCGTTCCACCTGCCGCTGACGTTCGTGCAGCTCGGCGCGGTCTACGTGGTGGTGCAGCTGGTGCGGCAGATCCCGATCACACCGGGCGGCATCGGCGTGATCGAGGCCAGCCTGCTCGCCGCGCTGGTCTCGGCCGGCGCCGGTCAGGCACCCGCGGCGGCGGCCGTGCTCGGCTACCGCCTCTTCTCCTGCTGGCTGATCATCCCGGCCGGGTTGTTCACCTGGACGCTGCTGCGCCGTCCGTCGCCGGTGCCGTCTGAGACGCGCTTCACGTGACGATTCCTCAGGGTGATGGCCGCGTCGCCGAAAAGGCGTCTCGTACCCACGTGCGGGGAGGAGGATGGCCATGGTGGCTGCCACGATGAACGACGCGACGCGCCTGAAGGCGCTGGTCGGGATCGCCCGGGCCGCGAACAGCGCGCTCGCCGACCCCGCACGGCTGGCCGCCGTGATCGTCCACGCCGCCACGCTGATCGCGGACAGCGCCACGGTCTGGACCCAGTCCAGCACGCACCGGATGCTGACCCGGATCGGGGCCACCCACCGCGACCCGGCCGCCGAGCAGGTGCTGCGCGCGGCGCCCGGCAGCATGACGATCGGCGCGTACGACGGGTTCGTCACCGCCGTCTCGATCAGCGGCGTCGGCGCCGTGCTCGATCCGGCGGAGATCCGCACCAACCTGG
This genomic interval carries:
- a CDS encoding sigma-70 family RNA polymerase sigma factor, whose translation is MSITTSTLTDREREDMIRANMALVGHLVRDMLGRVPAHVNRDDLTSAGLAALVTAARGFDPERGIPFHRFAATRIRGALLDELRGLDWASRSVRSRARAADTGRQHLTATLGRTPTPQELAEYLGVPVAEINSTEDDVQRAVVLSLQGFTTGSADDMVTESTMGPEEMLVHRERIGYLHNAIDALPERLRIVITRYFLNEEPMAVIAAELGVTESRISQLRAEALTLLKDGLNTHLDPEQVQAPGRPDGCVARRRATYFAQIASKGNLSSRLAFTNHQGLPTHLAA
- a CDS encoding lysylphosphatidylglycerol synthase transmembrane domain-containing protein — encoded protein: MEEHPDLRGYVTERSAVRRWARPALLAVPAVAALVLLRDRLPDAGDVWTAITTADPWWLLLGLVAEWVSLAMFARQQLWLLRGLGVPVGLGQALAMTYSRSAIAITMPAGSAMSAGFAFRTFRRWGASRAAATTAMALSGVFSVLGLVVLYLLGYLVIVLEDPAAAWSAHPAGTVAAGAGALALVALLTASVLHDRHRTPTPAADFDPPDGGFLATLRAVRPVAAGMHGRYRRLALLFAVVNWFTDLCCLAAVAYAFHLPLTFVQLGAVYVVVQLVRQIPITPGGIGVIEASLLAALVSAGAGQAPAAAAVLGYRLFSCWLIIPAGLFTWTLLRRPSPVPSETRFT